From Draconibacterium halophilum, one genomic window encodes:
- a CDS encoding spondin domain-containing protein, protein MKALRLTMVAALAVLLFTQCEKDEMMEPETKSGTLPDVVPAKMYTVTVENVSVHYDYFAAGAEFGVTGGDATPPAHPGETITVHFHAGPSHKLSFASMYGASNDWFYAPNDDGIELFPGGSALEGDITGMTYLWDAGTEVDGSTTDEEESNPVGMVSTTEENIQVLLDYNGESMFTLTINVLPGSATPLSPVAWVVHSMDQHPIFMEGELDYGMGLEALAETGNAGPLGEYLSMHSGYVSPVAPVLWAVHEKGDMPIFTKNMVDRGKGLELLAETGNPGELADTLVNRGYNAGASAIPDGQDNIAPLFPGDTYTFSFNAKPNQYLSIASMLGKSNDNFFAFGDSGFKLAAGNNMRDITSKVMLWDAGTEVNEYPGAGIHQGPSEGSTENEVVQPLMDVNDGFWWPDASQVIKVTIHKNKN, encoded by the coding sequence ATGAAAGCATTACGATTAACAATGGTAGCAGCTTTGGCTGTATTACTTTTTACACAATGTGAAAAGGACGAAATGATGGAACCTGAAACGAAAAGTGGCACTTTGCCTGATGTGGTTCCTGCAAAAATGTACACAGTTACAGTTGAAAACGTTTCTGTGCACTATGATTATTTTGCTGCCGGTGCCGAATTTGGCGTTACCGGTGGCGATGCAACTCCTCCGGCTCATCCTGGTGAAACCATAACGGTTCATTTTCATGCCGGACCAAGTCACAAATTATCTTTTGCCTCAATGTATGGTGCATCAAACGACTGGTTTTATGCACCTAACGATGACGGTATCGAACTCTTCCCCGGCGGATCGGCACTAGAAGGTGACATTACAGGCATGACCTATTTATGGGATGCTGGAACAGAGGTAGACGGATCGACAACCGACGAAGAGGAAAGTAACCCGGTTGGCATGGTTTCAACGACAGAAGAAAATATTCAGGTGCTCCTGGATTACAATGGTGAAAGTATGTTTACTTTAACTATAAATGTACTTCCGGGATCGGCAACTCCACTATCTCCGGTTGCATGGGTGGTTCATTCAATGGATCAGCACCCAATTTTTATGGAAGGTGAACTGGATTATGGAATGGGACTGGAAGCCTTGGCAGAAACCGGAAATGCCGGACCACTGGGAGAATACCTTTCCATGCATAGTGGCTATGTTTCGCCAGTTGCTCCTGTACTTTGGGCCGTGCACGAAAAAGGTGACATGCCCATATTTACCAAGAATATGGTTGATCGTGGCAAAGGACTGGAACTACTGGCCGAAACAGGAAATCCGGGAGAGTTAGCCGACACCCTTGTAAATAGAGGTTACAATGCTGGTGCTAGCGCCATTCCTGATGGACAAGATAATATTGCCCCATTGTTTCCGGGAGATACATATACTTTTTCATTTAATGCAAAACCAAATCAATACCTAAGCATTGCCAGCATGTTGGGTAAATCAAACGACAACTTCTTTGCCTTTGGCGACAGCGGTTTTAAACTGGCTGCCGGTAACAACATGAGAGACATAACAAGCAAAGTGATGCTTTGGGATGCAGGAACCGAAGTAAACGAATATCCGGGAGCAGGTATCCATCAAGGACCATCTGAAGGCAGCACTGAAAATGAAGTTGTGCAACCTTTAATGGATGTTAATGACGGTTTCTGGTGGCCAGATGCTTCTCAGGTAATTAAAGTTACCATTCACAAAAATAAGAATTAG
- a CDS encoding DEAD/DEAH box helicase — protein sequence MTFEELGINHDLLDAIDYMGFKNATPIQEQAIPIILEGNDLIGCAQTGTGKTAAFLLPILDLIADLPGGETSTLIIVPTRELATQIDHQVQGIGYTMGIHSIALYGGGDGDEWGQQKMALTKGADIIIATPGKLISHLNLGYVKFDKIEFLILDEADRMLDIGFYEDITKIISYLPKERQTLMFSATMAPKIRKLASEILNKPKEINIAMSKPAEGVLQAAYLIYDKQKNDLVAHLISENPDYSSVLIFCSTKRVTNELARKLKKIGFDAEAISSDLEQRERENVLNGFRSRRIRILVATDVMSRGIDIKDINLVINYDVPGDAEDYVHRVGRTARADSTGVALTLVNEDDMYKFHRIEELIEREVFKIPLPEQFGEGPAWRTPSKRNKHGKFHKYKKGNSQHKHRKTYQQKKK from the coding sequence ATGACGTTTGAAGAACTTGGCATTAATCACGATTTGTTAGATGCCATAGATTACATGGGATTTAAAAACGCTACTCCTATTCAGGAACAAGCCATCCCCATTATACTCGAAGGAAATGACCTGATCGGCTGTGCGCAAACAGGAACAGGTAAAACCGCAGCTTTTTTGCTCCCTATACTTGATTTAATTGCTGATTTGCCCGGAGGAGAAACCTCTACACTGATAATTGTACCAACGCGAGAGTTGGCGACGCAGATCGATCATCAGGTACAGGGAATTGGTTACACCATGGGAATTCACTCCATTGCTTTGTATGGCGGTGGCGATGGCGACGAATGGGGACAGCAAAAAATGGCGCTTACCAAAGGAGCCGATATTATTATTGCCACTCCAGGGAAATTGATTTCACACCTGAATCTGGGCTATGTAAAATTTGATAAAATAGAGTTTCTGATTCTTGATGAGGCCGACCGTATGCTGGATATTGGTTTCTACGAAGATATTACAAAGATCATTTCGTACTTGCCCAAAGAGCGGCAAACGCTCATGTTCAGTGCTACCATGGCTCCGAAGATCAGGAAACTGGCATCGGAAATACTCAACAAACCCAAGGAGATAAACATTGCCATGTCGAAACCGGCTGAAGGTGTATTGCAGGCGGCGTATCTTATTTACGACAAACAAAAGAACGATCTGGTGGCACATCTTATTTCCGAGAATCCGGATTACAGCAGCGTATTAATCTTCTGTTCTACCAAGCGGGTAACCAATGAATTAGCAAGGAAACTTAAAAAGATTGGTTTTGATGCCGAAGCTATATCGTCGGATTTGGAACAGCGCGAGCGCGAAAATGTACTAAACGGATTTCGGTCAAGACGAATTCGTATTTTGGTGGCCACCGATGTAATGAGCCGCGGAATTGATATAAAAGACATTAATCTGGTAATCAACTATGATGTGCCGGGCGATGCCGAAGACTACGTACACCGTGTGGGAAGAACTGCCCGTGCCGATTCAACGGGGGTGGCACTTACGTTGGTGAACGAAGACGACATGTACAAATTTCACCGCATCGAAGAGTTGATCGAGCGTGAGGTATTTAAAATTCCCTTACCGGAACAGTTTGGAGAGGGACCAGCATGGAGAACACCTTCGAAAAGGAACAAACACGGGAAATTTCATAAATACAAAAAAGGTAACAGCCAGCACAAACACCGTAAGACTTATCAGCAAAAGAAGAAATAA
- a CDS encoding protoheme IX farnesyltransferase, which yields MKQQLKIIYELGKVRISLPIALSALTGYVLYTRNVDAQGWWLTVGVFLMACSSGVINHWQERDIDAQMPRTKDRPLPTGKISPQNALLVAIGFAVFGSIILILSNPPLALLLSWSTLFFYNGVYTPLKKVSAFAVIPGSMVGAIPPMIGWAGAGGSLSSEVILLVAAFFFIGQIPHFWLLLLMFGEQYKLAKMPSLTQLFTNVQIKRVTYTWILTTVASAFLVIFFVIGNKLIMFLLLFYIFYLLSSLTMAVFVQEEFKVRPSFYKLNFLYLFMMIFLIVDSLVHT from the coding sequence ATGAAACAACAATTAAAAATAATATACGAACTGGGCAAAGTGCGAATTTCATTGCCAATTGCTTTGTCGGCACTAACCGGTTATGTGCTGTACACGAGAAATGTTGATGCGCAGGGATGGTGGTTGACAGTCGGAGTGTTTTTAATGGCTTGCAGTTCAGGCGTTATTAATCATTGGCAGGAGCGCGACATTGATGCACAAATGCCACGTACAAAAGACCGTCCGCTGCCAACCGGTAAAATCAGCCCTCAAAATGCATTATTAGTAGCTATTGGTTTTGCAGTGTTTGGCTCCATCATTCTTATTTTAAGTAATCCACCTCTTGCTTTACTATTAAGCTGGTCTACGCTGTTTTTTTACAACGGAGTATACACGCCTCTGAAAAAAGTATCGGCTTTTGCCGTAATTCCCGGATCGATGGTTGGGGCAATTCCCCCCATGATAGGCTGGGCAGGAGCAGGCGGAAGTCTTAGTTCTGAAGTGATTCTTTTGGTAGCCGCATTCTTTTTTATCGGTCAAATTCCACATTTTTGGTTGCTGCTGCTTATGTTTGGCGAGCAGTACAAACTGGCAAAAATGCCCAGTCTTACCCAGCTGTTTACCAACGTACAAATAAAACGCGTTACTTACACCTGGATTCTCACAACAGTGGCATCGGCCTTTCTGGTTATTTTTTTTGTTATCGGCAACAAACTCATCATGTTTTTGCTGCTATTCTACATTTTTTACCTGCTTTCGTCGTTAACCATGGCTGTTTTTGTTCAGGAAGAATTTAAAGTGCGCCCATCATTTTACAAACTCAACTTCCTCTACCTTTTTATGATGATCTTTTTAATTGTTGACAGTTTGGTACATACATAG
- the coxB gene encoding cytochrome c oxidase subunit II — translation MYSSEITKASNFVQGVDTAFLVIMGISFLFLIGLTVVMLVFIFKYNKKKNPKATQIEGSTKLEIVWTVVPFLLTMLMFYYGWAGWKPMQRAPKDAMEITAYGRMWNFSFEYENGRRTDTLFLPKDQPIKLNLMAMDVLHSLYIPAFRVKQDMVPGKKDNFMWFEPQKVGTYELYCAEYCGLQHSYMYTYVEVMEDSAFQTWIADTTNVAASAAEIDSPAATGKRIMQNIGCFACHTLDGTRLVGPSFKGIWGAEHTVETGRETRQVTVDEEYIRKSIYEPNADVVEGFNKGLMLSYEGQLSDDDIDNIIEYLKTLN, via the coding sequence ATGTATAGCTCAGAAATAACCAAAGCTTCTAATTTTGTTCAGGGTGTCGATACTGCATTTCTTGTTATAATGGGCATATCGTTTTTGTTCCTTATTGGGCTAACGGTAGTAATGCTTGTGTTTATTTTTAAATATAACAAGAAAAAGAACCCAAAAGCAACACAGATTGAAGGAAGTACAAAACTTGAAATCGTTTGGACCGTTGTTCCGTTTCTTTTAACCATGCTGATGTTTTACTACGGCTGGGCAGGTTGGAAACCCATGCAACGAGCGCCAAAAGATGCTATGGAAATTACCGCTTACGGACGTATGTGGAACTTTAGTTTTGAATACGAAAATGGACGTCGTACCGATACGCTTTTTCTGCCAAAAGACCAGCCCATAAAATTGAATCTTATGGCAATGGATGTATTACACAGTCTTTACATTCCGGCTTTTCGTGTGAAACAAGATATGGTTCCCGGGAAAAAAGATAACTTCATGTGGTTTGAGCCGCAAAAAGTTGGAACCTACGAACTGTATTGTGCCGAGTATTGTGGATTGCAGCACTCGTACATGTATACCTATGTGGAGGTTATGGAAGATTCTGCGTTTCAAACCTGGATCGCCGATACAACTAATGTTGCAGCTTCGGCGGCCGAAATTGACTCGCCGGCAGCTACCGGAAAACGTATTATGCAAAATATCGGTTGTTTTGCTTGTCATACTTTAGACGGAACAAGGCTGGTTGGACCAAGTTTTAAAGGAATTTGGGGCGCAGAGCATACTGTTGAAACCGGGCGTGAAACACGTCAGGTTACGGTGGATGAAGAATACATCCGAAAATCAATTTACGAGCCAAATGCCGATGTGGTTGAGGGCTTTAATAAAGGATTAATGCTTTCGTACGAAGGGCAGCTTTCGGATGACGACATCGACAATATTATTGAATATCTGAAAACATTGAACTAG
- a CDS encoding cytochrome C oxidase subunit IV family protein, which translates to MSEDKHHHIVPYRLYVIVLVALLALTFASIGITSIELGEFTVAAALLFAVVKSALVLTFFMHLKYDKPYIKLMVALVFAIFLIVIVMTFLDYLYRV; encoded by the coding sequence ATGTCAGAAGATAAACATCATCATATTGTTCCATATCGTTTATATGTTATTGTGTTGGTTGCTTTGCTGGCACTCACCTTTGCATCTATAGGAATTACCTCAATAGAATTGGGTGAATTTACCGTAGCCGCAGCGTTGTTGTTTGCCGTAGTAAAATCGGCCTTGGTGTTAACTTTTTTTATGCACCTGAAATACGACAAACCATACATAAAACTTATGGTGGCCCTTGTTTTTGCCATTTTTTTGATTGTAATTGTGATGACCTTTTTAGATTACCTCTATAGAGTATAA
- a CDS encoding cytochrome c oxidase subunit 3 family protein codes for MAEHQHAHVEHPDMYDPESSKIGMWLFIFTELLLFGGLFIVYSVYRYLNPDAFHLAAEELNTFIGAFNTVILLVSSMTIAMSTTALQKGHKKVAIALVVITFIIGIGFLVNKYFEWGIKFSHGIWPGSEQMLNEMSQGEILFFGLYFVMTGLHALHIIVGLIIMVFAIKGVSNGKVNAKRPSLLDNCGLYWHLVDLIWIFLFPLFYLIH; via the coding sequence ATGGCTGAACATCAACATGCTCATGTGGAGCACCCCGACATGTACGATCCTGAATCGTCCAAAATCGGAATGTGGCTGTTTATATTTACCGAACTACTGTTGTTTGGCGGCCTGTTTATTGTTTACTCGGTTTATCGTTATCTTAATCCCGACGCCTTTCACCTGGCGGCCGAAGAGCTAAATACCTTTATTGGCGCGTTTAATACCGTTATTCTGTTAGTAAGTAGTATGACGATTGCCATGTCGACCACTGCTTTGCAAAAAGGACACAAAAAAGTGGCCATTGCACTGGTGGTAATAACTTTCATTATTGGTATTGGCTTTTTGGTGAATAAGTATTTTGAGTGGGGCATAAAATTCTCGCACGGAATCTGGCCGGGATCGGAGCAAATGCTGAACGAAATGAGCCAGGGCGAAATCCTTTTCTTTGGGCTGTATTTTGTAATGACCGGCCTTCACGCCCTGCATATTATTGTTGGGCTGATAATTATGGTTTTTGCAATTAAAGGTGTCAGCAACGGCAAGGTAAATGCCAAACGTCCGTCGTTACTCGATAATTGTGGTTTGTACTGGCACCTTGTCGACCTGATCTGGATTTTCCTGTTTCCGCTATTTTATCTAATCCATTAA
- a CDS encoding cytochrome c oxidase subunit I, protein MHTTNAVNGANYLTYQGKYKGLLGWILSTDHKRIGLLYLYSIAAMFTTGVLLGLAMKFELLAPGKTIMEAQTYNATFTVHGVIMIFMVVVPGLPAVFGNLMMPIMIGAKDVAFPKLNLLSWWLYVAGVFLVLSALLFGSGTPDTGWTFYAPYSFKSGTNLLPAIFGAFVLGFSSILTGLNFLVTIHRLRCPGMKWTKLPLFIWTLYGTAWIQLLATPVIGITLVLVALERVFGIGIFDPALGGDPVLYQHLFWIYSHPAVYIMILPAMGAISEIIPTFSQKHIFGYKAIIVSTMAIAFVGYLVWGHHMFTAGMSGTAQYYFSLLTFIVAIPSAIKVFNWISTMYKGSINIQTPFYWAVSFIFVFMVGGLSGLVLGALATDIYVHDTAFVVAHFHYIVFGGTGFAFFAAMHYWFPKIFGRMYDKAWANVGWLIFTIGFLALYSPMFYLGMMGMPRRYYDYLEEFHGGNILSTIGSWVLVTGFIIIVVNLIRSARKGEPAEMNPWHSKTLEWTVTSPPPVLNFEKEPVLGEKDGPYNYD, encoded by the coding sequence ATGCATACAACAAATGCTGTTAATGGAGCAAATTACTTAACCTATCAGGGAAAATACAAGGGTTTGCTTGGATGGATTTTATCTACTGACCATAAACGTATTGGTCTTCTTTATTTGTATTCGATAGCTGCCATGTTTACAACGGGTGTTTTGTTGGGGCTGGCCATGAAATTTGAGCTTTTGGCGCCCGGTAAAACCATTATGGAGGCACAGACCTACAATGCAACATTTACTGTTCATGGAGTTATAATGATTTTTATGGTAGTTGTGCCCGGGTTACCGGCAGTTTTTGGTAACCTGATGATGCCCATAATGATTGGTGCAAAAGATGTGGCCTTTCCAAAGCTGAACCTGCTTTCGTGGTGGTTGTATGTTGCCGGAGTGTTTTTGGTCCTTAGTGCTTTACTATTTGGATCAGGTACGCCCGATACTGGTTGGACGTTTTACGCACCTTACAGTTTTAAGAGTGGAACCAATCTGTTGCCCGCCATATTCGGGGCATTTGTTTTGGGCTTTTCATCCATCCTTACCGGATTAAACTTTTTGGTGACTATTCACCGTCTTCGGTGCCCCGGAATGAAATGGACAAAACTGCCCCTGTTCATTTGGACATTGTACGGAACAGCCTGGATACAATTACTGGCAACTCCGGTTATTGGTATCACCTTGGTTTTGGTTGCACTCGAACGGGTTTTCGGAATAGGTATTTTTGATCCGGCACTAGGCGGAGATCCGGTACTTTACCAACACCTGTTTTGGATTTATTCGCACCCGGCGGTTTATATTATGATATTGCCGGCAATGGGAGCCATTTCCGAAATTATTCCAACATTCTCGCAAAAACATATTTTTGGATATAAAGCAATTATTGTTTCCACTATGGCTATTGCATTTGTAGGCTACCTGGTTTGGGGGCACCACATGTTTACTGCCGGGATGAGTGGAACCGCACAATACTATTTTTCGCTCCTCACATTTATTGTGGCTATACCAAGTGCAATAAAAGTATTTAACTGGATATCGACGATGTATAAAGGATCGATCAATATTCAAACGCCCTTTTACTGGGCAGTGTCATTTATTTTTGTGTTTATGGTTGGTGGTTTAAGTGGCCTGGTTTTAGGTGCGCTGGCTACCGATATTTATGTGCACGATACTGCCTTTGTTGTTGCCCATTTCCATTACATTGTTTTTGGAGGAACAGGCTTTGCCTTTTTTGCGGCAATGCACTACTGGTTCCCAAAAATATTTGGAAGAATGTATGATAAGGCCTGGGCCAATGTTGGCTGGCTGATTTTCACCATTGGTTTTCTGGCGTTGTATTCGCCCATGTTCTATCTTGGAATGATGGGCATGCCACGGCGTTATTACGACTACCTCGAAGAGTTCCATGGAGGAAATATCCTGAGCACTATTGGCTCGTGGGTATTGGTAACCGGTTTTATCATCATTGTTGTTAACCTGATTCGCTCGGCGCGAAAGGGAGAGCCTGCAGAAATGAATCCGTGGCACAGTAAGACACTGGAATGGACAGTTACTTCGCCGCCACCGGTATTAAATTTTGAGAAAGAACCTGTTTTGGGAGAAAAAGACGGACCTTATAACTATGACTAA